The Silene latifolia isolate original U9 population chromosome Y, ASM4854445v1, whole genome shotgun sequence sequence GTAGGAATACAGTAGACTAGATACATTAATAAACTAGCTAAATAAGGAGAATACTACGGAGTGAATATAGAAGCCAACTCTTGACTTAGTTTAGACGGTTGAGAGCTGGATGTAGCTTGAGACGGTTGCATATCCTTAACAATAAATATCCGTTAATATCCGTTTAAGTGCCGCCTTTAAAAATGTATCATTCCCCATCAATATTTATGGTTTTGTTCCGTTAATACGTCAACTGGCAAGTTATTCAAAAGGTATAattattaaaattaaataaatggcTATAAATATAGCGAGTTGTCAAGTGGACCGGGTGATAAaatggttgtttttgtgtatttctCGAgtaataagcgtaaagagccatTAATTATAACAATGTCAATTTCCATTTAGTCACTAAATTTTAGCCTCATCACCGGATATCCGTAAGGCtagtagacaactttgaggtgtctacagtaGGATAACGTCGTCGTTCATGGCGGATTGGCGGACTAGGTGGTCGGTTTGCATTTGAGGTGGAAGACCCGGAGGTTTGCTTTGTCGTTAATAGCAAAAGCATGATGAAGATTAGAAAGGGAAAGAGGGGTGAATGGAATTGGGCTTTATTATAAATGGGATGGTCTTTCTATAAGAGTGGTCTTATAGAATAATTAAAATCGTGTCAAATGTAATGGTAGCTTGCCAAGAATTTTTTGCCACCCGCAAATTTCTTAACCAATATATTTAGGCTCAACTTTTCCTACATTAATGGATCATGTTAAATATCGTCGGCACTTTTACTAATTACCGTCGACTATTAACACATCTTTCCAACatccccccctctctctctctctctctctctctctctctctctctctctctctaaaacaaaaaaagacgGTTTTTCGGAAAAAATCATAATTTAATTTACGAAATTTTCGATTAAAACGGTTTTAATCATATCGACTAATGACGGTAACAACGATCAAGTTAGTAACGATGTTCAGGAGATATGTTTATGTTTTAATTACATTTCAAGTTTATGATTTGACGAACGAATTAGAGTAGAACGGATTAGCGATTATCGATCTCCGCACCCAATACTAATTTTCGACGGAAATTAATAATTTTCGTCCAGATGGGAAAAATTTTCGTCCAGACGGAAAATTTCTTCGTCCAGACCTAGGTCCAGATGAAAAAAAAATCGTCCGGGTGaaaaaaaattctttaaaaaaaaaaaaaattcccagACGAAAAATTTCTTCTTCTGTACCTACGTCTGGACGAAAAAAATTCGTCCgggaaaaaaaaattatgttctGACTTAGATTGATTTTGGGCGCGGTAATCGATAATCAATAATTCATTCTAACAATAACGATTCTATTCTAAACCACGTAAATCTACTAACTAAttacaaattttaaaaaaattaaactaGTTTAGATTACCTGCGTTGTCGattccttaaatttggtggcggAATTGAAGCGGTGGTGACGGAAATGTCATACTTGAAAAAAAGATGTTAATAtatgacgggttgattacatggGCGAATTTACAGGGGGTGATGGGGTGGAACCCTCACCcccattaattttaaaaaaaattaattaaaacagtcaaaaaaaaaaaaaagacagaaaGAGATTGCAAACCACAGACATGAGCATAACAATTAGCAATGGTCGTTCTAGGAGTTCTTAGTGAGGGACGAACTGCAAAATGGCTCAACAATGGCGGATGAGTTCGTCTTTTAATTGCAGAATAAACAATACAAAGCTGGGTGGGGGAAAAATAAGAAAGGAGAGAGTGGCGTTGACGCCTACTGATATGAGAACAATTCTCGCGCGTGAAGATCACGTTTGTATCAAATAATTGTAATAGGCCCACTCCTATTTAATTTGCAGGTGTTCTGCTCCTTCACGTCACTTTTTGGcttattttacgagtattattttttctcttttaacaataCTCACATCATTAACccaatcacaaattctcattgaagacatgacatattcgtcactcttgagtgacggataccattttacctcacaaagtacccactttttctctctctgcaacactattcatgtggtcccctttctccactaacccatattgttaccattttatctcacaaaatatccgccacaaatggtaacccgtcacaagggagaccaattgtaacCCAATTTACGTGTTTGTTTTGTCACGTTTGCCAACGTGAtttttacgcgataaatatctttaattataaaaattagatatttttaatatactcttaaagacgaattaaataagatctcacatagtcacatgaatatattttaatttatgtatcaagagaaaattgaaattgaatgtccgcttgtgaatagtttGCAAAAGAGAAACATggtgttgaatggagggagtataattttttaTTAGTAAGTGTTGAGACCCATTTAAGTACGCTTGTAGAGAccgaaattttatattttggtatctactccctcctattccgaataagtgtcacatttggacaatggcacgaaaattaaggaatatagttaaaataatgaaaattattgtatagggTTAAGAATAtttgagttaaataatgaaaagtattgaatatgatgggttatgggtggtttggatggtaaataaagaaaagagccaaGGGTAGGAAAGTAGAAAACCATGTCTAAATATGGcatatgggacagttatgtgaatagacggaaatggcaaatgggacagttatttagaataggagggagtatttattttaACAAAATCTTTAGTATTTAGAGATAATTATCAATAGATATGGTTCgtgaaaatttatggaaaaacctctttatttattattgcagGTTCGTGAAAATTTATGGTTTACAACGTTGTCCGTTGTTGCGGCTAGTTCTTAAAAATCTATTTTAACGAAAGGTGTGATAATAATGTGGTGAAAAAACAAATTCAATTTTCGTTCTACAATTGCCGATGCTTAAcaaattatggaaaaataaattcagTTTTCGTTCTATCAGttggatttttaattttttttatgtattGGAATTTTGAGTGATTGAGTATTTTTTTTGTCTTGACTTTCCGCATTTTATAGTCTCACGTCTTTAGTGTAAATTGTATTATGAATTATTCGACCAattatattttattatattttttatgCTATAAATTTTACTCTATTGAACACCCCCATTCCATAATTCCTAGATTCGCCACTGGTTGATTAGGAAAGTCATTacaaattgtcgacgatatttagtaatttgtcgacaaCGTTTAGCAGGTTGGATACTAATCTCAACTAAGATAGGCCCGTATTACTAAGTATAACAACAACCACCTATTTTACAATAACCTTtgtgtaaaacggttttacaaaAGTATTTGATCTGTTATCTATATCCAGATGTTAATTAGTCTATTTGGTAAAGTCACGAGAGATCATACCAATGATTTTATCACATGAGTTAAAATCTCGTCAGTAATATATTTACCCTTATGGCCTTACGGATCTCCTTACACAAGTACgtaatactccctcttattcactcatttattctcttatctttttttgcacaagaaataagaaaatgaatttgtaccacacaaaacacacaaccTTACATGCAATTGAATTTGCACCACACATAACACACAACCCTACATGcaagaaagaaaaaagagaagaaaatccGACTAACCCCGATAAAAAAAGAgggaagaaatgaaaaaaaagaagaaaatccgactaatctaaaaaaaaaaaaaaaaaaaaaaaaaaaaaaaaaaaaaaaaaaaaaatgagtgaATTGGAGGGAGACCTCTTACGAACTCGTCTTACCGTAAATCTGTCTGCATGAGAATGTCGCACTTCCATTGAATAGTAATTGGGCTTTTTATTGAACTAGAAAACCTACAACAAAAACTTATAGGCCCAACCCAGTTCTATGCACAAACAATCTCTTTCTTGTCTTCTCTCCATCGTCGGCGGCGGCGCGTGGAACTACCGACGTCACTTCCTCAACATCGTTTTCAGTTAATTTTCTTGTAATTTTCTCTTAATTTTCTATTATTCAATTagtgtatttaatttaatttgattgCAATGTTCTTCAACATATTCAGTGTTTACTTTAATTCTTATTGTTGCGGAATAATTTGCATTTTGCTAAATTTATACTCAAAATTCTGCAACGAACTTGCTCTAACAAACTATCCACGTCAGCATAACAAACCGACTTTACAGCTGTCCATTAGTTGGCAATTAGTTAGTTAGAGAAATTGGAAGTTAGTTGTGCTATAAGTAGCAAAACAATCATTTGGTAAATTCAgatttcattacatatattcttttCTCTAAATTCTCTCTAAAATCTTGTAATCATTTAGTTCTAAGGAATTGTTTACATCTGTAATCTTTACACTTGTAATTGTTCTAAAGAATTAATACAATCTTTGATCTTTCATCCGAACTCTGTTCTTCAATTCTGGAGTTCCTGTGTTTGATCTTCCTGTGTAGCTTTCTTTCCGGATATTATCCCTGAAGACTgttacatttggtatcagagacTTCGGTCCTGAATATCTCGCGCCAATTTCCGCCATTAAAGCTAGGGTTTCAAGCTCGAAGTTTTCTGGGTTTAATAGTAGAAACAAACAAGAATTGAAGCTGGCTAAACTCACGATTGTCCAACTACAAGCACAAATGGAAGAACGTATGAAGGCAATAGAGGAATCCATGGGGTCTATGAAGGATCAAAACCAGAGGATTGAGTTGTTACTTCAAGCGCTTCAAAATCGTCAACAAAATGGTCGAGTCAATGAAGAGCCTGAAAATAGGGAAGGTATACCCCATCCACACCCTCGCAATTTCAGTTTTAACCCTAAAATCGAATTTCCCCAATTTGATGGTAATAATGCTAGGTTATGGGTTAAAAAATGCAATCGATACTTTGAATTGTGTAAAATCCCTAACAACCAGAAAGCTGATTTAGCTTCATTATATGTGATTGGGAAGGCTGAATCTTGGGTTCAAAGTTATATGTCAGTTAGAGCGAATGTTGATTGGAATGACTTTGCCATGGATCTATGTGCTAGGTTTAAGGAAGCTATTGACAGTAAAGTTGTTGAGGAGTTTAATAAATTGTGTCAGGTAGGTTCTTTAGAGGACTATCTTGATACTTTTGAACACCTTAGAGGATTGATGTTACAAAGGAATAGACTACTACCTGATCAATATTTCTTGGATAGCTTTGTGGGAGGCTTGAAACCTGCAGTTAAGCCGTTTGTTAAGGCATTTAAACCAGGGTCATTAACTGAGGCAGTGGAGTATGCTAGACTGCAGGAAGAGACAATCTCTGCAACTAAAAATGTAAACAGACCCTTGCTTGAGAAACCACCTCAAATGAAACCAAATTACACACCCTTCCAGACCCAATACAGACCTGGTTCTTCAAATTACCAGAAGTATGACAGTAGAACCACCCCCACACCCACAGGCCAAAGTTTTCAAAGAACTAATACAAATATGGGTTCTTTTAAAACCAATCCCAGACACAGACCCCCTTTACCTGCAGATGTTGAGGAAAGGAGAAGGAAGAATCTTTGTTTTTACTGTGATGAACAGTATACTGCTGGTCACATCTGTAAAGGCAAGCTGTATAGAATTCAGGTGGTTCCTATTGAGGATAATGAAGGATTTACTGATGAAGGGGAGCTAGAAGATGAAATTGACCTCAATACAGTTGAAAATGACACTGAAGAGAACTCAGTAGAAGAGCAACCTTTGATTTCCCTTAATGCAATGTCTGGTCATAACTCCTTTCAGACTATGAGGGTTACAGGGAAGGTGAGATCCCAAAGTGTGCATATCCTAATTGATTCTGGTAGTACACATAACTTTTTAGATGAGGAGGTGGCAAAGAAGTTAGGGTGTAGGATATCTGGCACTTACCCTTTGGAGGTGTCTGTGGCAAATGGAGATAAAATCATGACCACAAAAGTTTGCAGAAAATTTAAATGGCAATTACATGGTGTGGAATTTTCTGCTGATGTGATGGTGGTTCCTTTAGGGGGCTGTGAAATGGTTTTAGGAATCCAGTGGTTGGCTTCTCTAGGACCAGTTAGCTGGGACTTCAAGGAGTTAAGAATGGAGTTCTTGTACAGAGAAAAGAAGGTGGTTCTTAGAGGTGTGAAGGGAGGCAATTGTTACTGGTTGAATggagaaaaaatgagaaaaaactGTATGAATGGTCAAATATTTGCATTACAAGTGCAACCAGCAGAGAATACTTCAACTGGTTTAAATCATATGACCAGTTCAGAAGTCATAGAAGAAGTTCTGAAGGAATTCCCAGATGTTTTTGAGGAGCCAACAACCTTGCCCCCACATAGATCTCATGACCACCAGATTCACTTAATACCTGGTACAGCTCCTATTAATGTGAGACCATATAGATATCCTGTCATACAAAAGGATGCCATTGAACAAATTACCAAGGAGATGCTGGAGAGTGGGGTGGTGCAGCACAGTCAGAGTCCATTTTCTTCCCCTGTTGTGCTGGTTAAGAAGAAAGATGGCACCTGGAGACTCTGTGTGGATTACAGGGAGCTCAATAAACACACAGTAAAAGATAAATTCCCCATACCTGTGATAGATGAATTATTAGATGAGTTACATGGCTCAACAGTGTTCTCAAAAATTGACCTGAGAGCAGGGTATTGGCAAATCAGGATGGCTGATCAAGATGTGCCCAAAACAGCATTTAGGACTCATGAGGGTCACTATGAATTtctggtgatgccatttggtctcaCAAATGCTCCATCCACATTTCAAAGCCTCATGAATTCAATATTCAGTGTGTACTTAAGGAAGTTCATTCTGGTTTTCTTTGATGACATTCTCATATATAGTTCATCAATGGCAGCACACAAAGAGCATTTGAGAATAGCATTGCAAATACTGAGAGAACATAACTTGTTTGCTAAGAGGAGCAAGTGTATCTTTGGAGTGAATGAGGTGGATTATCTGGGACACATCATTtctggagaaggagtatccacTGATCCATCTAAAATCAAGGCTATGATGGAATGGCCTATGCCTAAAAATGTTAAGGAGCTAAGGGGTTTCTTGGGCTTAACTGGCTATTACAGAAAATTCATCAAAGCTTATGGCATTATCAGCAAGCCCCTGACCAACTTACTAAGGAAAAATGGGTTTACTTGGACTGAACAAGCTACTGCAGCATTTAAGAGTTTACAGGCAGCTATGGTCAAGGCACCTGTACTAGCATTACCTAATTTTTCTGAACAATTTGAAGTGGAAACAGATGCAAGTGGCAAAGGTATTGGAGCTGTTTTATCACAGAAGGGCCACCCCATTGCTTTTATCAGTAAGGCATTATCTGAGAGACATTTGGCTCTATCTACCTATGAGAAGGAATTACTAGCTGTTATTATGGCTGTGGAAAAGTGGAGACCTTACCTCATTGGTAGacattttacaatcaaaaccgATCATTTTAGCCTCAAATACTTACTAGAACAGAAGATCACTACTCCCTTTCAGAGCAAATGCCTACCTAAACTACTTGGGTTGGATTATGAGGTGATTTATAGGAAGGGCAAGGAGAACACAGTGGCTGACTCTCTTTCTAGAATCACTGGAGGAGAATTGTTAGCTATAACAGTCACTCAGGTGAGAACTGACCTGCTGCAGAAGGTATACAGCAGTTGGCAAGAACAAGGTTGTCAGGAGTTGATCCAATCATTAAAAGATCAAGTTAACCCACAGTCTAAATATAAATGGGAAAATGATCGGTTGAGCGGGGAAAGGAAGATTGGTAGTAGGACTGatgaaatgttgagaaaggaaATTCTCTCCCTTATGCATGAGTCAGCTCTAGGAGGGCATTCTGGCACTCATGTGACTACTAAAAGGGTAGCAGCTCTCTTTTATTGGAAGCATCTTAAAAAAGATGTGAGGAACTTGATAAGACAATGTGTGGTTTGCCAAAAGAATAAACCATTCTTTGAAAGCTCCAGCAGTTTGTTACAACCCTTACCAATTCCTACAAAGAATTTGGATGGATATCTCAATGGATTTTGTAGAAGGTCTTCCTAAATCTCAAGGGAAGGATACAATTTTGGTGGTGGTGGACAGATTAAGTAAGTATGCACATTTCTTACTCTTGAGTCATCCTTTTGATGCAAAGACTGTAGCCAAGATTTACTTTGAACATGTGTTCAAATTACATGGGGTACCCAAGACAATTATTAGTGACAGGGATAAAATATTCCTGAGTAATTTTTGGAAGGAATTGTTTAAATGTCAGCATGTGGAATTGCGTATGTCTACTGCTTACCATCCACAaactgatggtcaaactgaggTGGTTAACAAATGCTTGGAAACGTATCTAAGATGCATGACTGGGGAGCATCCAAAAGACTGGGCTCAGTGGATTCCCTTGGCTCAATGGTGGTACAACAGTAATTTCCATACCTCCATTGGTACTACCCCTTTTGAGGTTGTGTTTGGGCAACCTCCCCATATACATGTGCCTTACATTTCTGGAGATAGCATAGTGGCTGCAGTTGACAGGAGCCTGAAGACCAGGGAAGAGTGTATCAAGATGCTCAAGTTCCATTTGCAAAGGGCTCAGGTCAGGATGAAGAACCAAAGTGATAAACACAGATCAAGTACAACTAGCGATTGGGAACCGGTTTATGTGAAGTTGCGACCATATAGACAAAGATTTCGTTGTTTACGAGATCCCGCAACAAAGCGGCACCAGATATTTTGGGCCCTTTGAGATTATTGCTAAGGTAGGGAAGTAGCATATGTTTGAACTTGCCTGCTCATGCAAGAGTACACCCAGTGTTTCATGTATCACAATTGAGAAAGCATCATGGACCAGCTCCTGTGGTAGCCTCAATTCCTATTGTGGATGAGAATTTGCAGTTGAGAGCTGAACCAGTAGCAGTGTTGGAGAGAAAAATGTCAAGGAAGGGAATGGGCTATGAAGTATACTTactggtgcattggtcaaatgGCACCCAAGAAGATGCTACTTGGGAACCGTATGATGATTTTGTCAAAAGATTTCCTGATTTCAAAGTAAATGACACTTGAGGTCAAGTGTTTGTTAAGGGGAGCGGAATGCAACGAACTTGCTCTAACAAACTATCCACGTCGGATAACAAACCGACTTTACTGTTTGTCCATTAGTTGGCAATTAGTTAGTTAGAGAAATTGGAAGTTAGTTGTGCTATAAGTAGCAAAACAATCATTTGGTAAATTCAgatttcattacatatattcttttCTCTAAATTCTCTCTAAAATCTTGTAATCATTTAGTTCTAAGGAATTGTTTACATCTGTAATCTTTACACTTGTAATTGTTCTAAAGAATTAATACAATCTTTGATCTTTCATCCGAACTCTGTTCTTCAATTCTGGAGTTCCTGTGTTTGATCTTCCTGTGTAGCTTTCTTTCCGGATATTATCCCTGAAGACTGTTACAAATTCAAATTATATTAATTGATTATTGTAAAATTAAGCTaatatttgaaattttgaagtacATTAATTTGCTCCGTTAATTATTTTAGTTGATGATTATACGTACAACCGGTTTTATGTTTCCGAGCTTTATTATAAAGTGTTTTTAGCTTTTTTGTAAAGTCGATGAGCTTTGATGTAAAGTTTCCGAAGTTTTTTTACAAAAGGTTGAGAACAATACATATAAGGTCGGATGGATTTGAGTCAGTTGTATCACCTTTGGAGACTGGGGGTATAGCCCTTTCTTCCAACTTTTTTGATAATTTGAGGATTGAAGTGGTACCTTTTACACCTCAGTTAGTAGTAGCGATAAATGAGGTGTGCAACATCGTAAGGCCATTGTACGCCTTGGAACAATTTCGCAACATAACTTGTGTTGAAAAAGTGAATTGTCATTTTTTTGCTACAGTTGGGAGATTATTGAGGATAAATGGCGTCATTGGTAGCTCCAATGTTTTGTTCTGAGGTTTATATTGGAAGTTGTTGTTCATGGAAGCAAGTTTCGAGAGACAAGGGTATGATGTTTGGACCTAGGATGAAACCTAGTGCATTCAAGGTATCATTTGGATTTAGTAACTCGTTGATGTGTTATTCGATAAAGAAAAGCAATGTTAGAAGTTTCAGCAGCAAAAGTGATACTTGGATTGGTGGTGGATTTAATGTCGCAAGTGAGCGGAATTCTGGTTTGGATTGTTGGATGATGGGGGGAAGGAATGAAGGTGGACGGGCGTCGTTCGTGGTCTCTTGCATTGCCAATGATGGGGTTAGGGAAGGTTGGTGTTTCTTAAGCATTGTCTTATCCTCCTCATAGTTTGGTATCACTTCTTTACTTGAGAAGCAAAGCAAAATAATCCGAGCATCAAACTTGCCATTTGATTTCTTTATGTCTGATTGTTCTCTTACACTCTCTTCACACCAAAATATCGAGTTTCAGCAACTCATGGGAGATGTCCGAGTGTGTATTCATCTACTTGTATCCTTGTTTATATAGTCACTAGTTCTTATTTTAATCTTAAATTCGTCACTTTTCTGTGCTTGTTATTTACCCACTGCTTATTTATATGGTATTGTAGAAGAGAAGGTGAGTGTGTTGGTTATTGGTGGAGGAGGGAGAGAACATGCACTTTGCTATGCCTTGCAACGATCACCGTCCTCTAGTACCGTCTATTGTGCACCTGGCAATGTGGGGATTTCCAGTTCAGGAGATGCAAT is a genomic window containing:
- the LOC141628919 gene encoding uncharacterized protein LOC141628919 is translated as MAQQWRMSSSFNCRINNTKLGGGKIRKERVALTPTDMRTILAREDHLSFRILSLKTVTFGIRDFGPEYLAPISAIKARVSSSKFSGFNSRNKQELKLAKLTIVQLQAQMEERMKAIEESMGSMKDQNQRIELLLQALQNRQQNGRVNEEPENREGIPHPHPRNFSFNPKIEFPQFDGNNARLWVKKCNRYFELCKIPNNQKADLASLYVIGKAESWVQSYMSVRANVDWNDFAMDLCARFKEAIDSKVVEEFNKLCQVGSLEDYLDTFEHLRGLMLQRNRLLPDQYFLDSFVGGLKPAVKPFVKAFKPGSLTEAVEYARLQEETISATKNVNRPLLEKPPQMKPNYTPFQTQYRPGSSNYQKYDSRTTPTPTGQSFQRTNTNMGSFKTNPRHRPPLPADVEERRRKNLCFYCDEQYTAGHICKGKLYRIQVVPIEDNEGFTDEGELEDEIDLNTVENDTEENSVEEQPLISLNAMSGHNSFQTMRVTGKVRSQSVHILIDSGSTHNFLDEEVAKKLGCRISGTYPLEVSVANGDKIMTTKVCRKFKWQLHGVEFSADVMVVPLGGCEMVLGIQWLASLGPVSWDFKELRMEFLYREKKVVLRGVKGGNCYWLNGEKMRKNCMNGQIFALQVQPAENTSTGLNHMTSSEVIEEVLKEFPDVFEEPTTLPPHRSHDHQIHLIPGTAPINVRPYRYPVIQKDAIEQITKEMLESGVVQHSQSPFSSPVVLVKKKDGTWRLCVDYRELNKHTVKDKFPIPVIDELLDELHGSTVFSKIDLRAGYWQIRMADQDVPKTAFRTHEGHYEFLVMPFGLTNAPSTFQSLMNSIFSVYLRKFILVFFDDILIYSSSMAAHKEHLRIALQILREHNLFAKRSKCIFGVNEVDYLGHIISGEGVSTDPSKIKAMMEWPMPKNVKELRGFLGLTGYYRKFIKAYGIISKPLTNLLRKNGFTWTEQATAAFKSLQAAMVKAPVLALPNFSEQFEVETDASGKGIGAVLSQKGHPIAFISKALSERHLALSTYEKELLAVIMAVEKWRPYLIGRHFTIKTDHFSLKYLLEQKITTPFQSKCLPKLLGLDYEVIYRKGKENTVADSLSRITGGELLAITVTQVRTDLLQKVYSSWQEQGCQELIQSLKDQVNPQSKYKWENDRLSGERKIGSRTDEMLRKEILSLMHESALGGHSGTHVTTKRVAALFYWKHLKKDVRNLIRQCVHVELRMSTAYHPQTDGQTEVVNKCLETYLRCMTGEHPKDWAQWIPLAQWWYNSNFHTSIGTTPFEVVFGQPPHIHVPYISGDSIVAAVDRSLKTREECIKMLKFHLQRAQVRMKNQSDKHRSSTTSDWEPGSSICLNLPAHARVHPVFHVSQLRKHHGPAPVVASIPIVDENLQLRAEPVAVLERKMSRKGMGYEVYLLVHWSNGTQEDATWEPYDDFVKRFPDFKVNDT
- the LOC141626425 gene encoding phosphoribosylamine--glycine ligase, chloroplastic-like, whose translation is MASLVAPMFCSEVYIGSCCSWKQVSRDKGMMFGPRMKPSAFKVSFGFSNSLMCYSIKKSNVRSFSSKSDTWIGGGFNVASERNSGLDCWMMGGRNEGGRASFVVSCIANDGVREEEKVSVLVIGGGGREHALCYALQRSPSSSTVYCAPGNVGISSSGDAICLQDIDPFDSSAVISFCQKQGIGLVVVGPEGPLVSGFANDLAKAGIPTFGPSSEAAALKGSKDFMKNLCYKYGIPTAKVGL